The following proteins are co-located in the Pseudomonas fluorescens genome:
- a CDS encoding inorganic phosphate transporter, producing the protein MATPSLTASSTASHADPKPRLEKKPGLLTVIVFFAVLAMGLLFTAYSLMHDMHELGTVVTTWTPFLLLGVALLIALGFEFVNGFHDTANAVATVIYTNSLPPQFAVVWSGFFNFLGVLLSSGAVAFGIIALLPVELILQVGSSAGFAMIFALLIAAILWNLGTWWLGLPASSSHTLIGSIIGVGVANALMHGRDGTSGVDWSQAIKIGYALLLSPLIGFAFAALLLLALRAFVKNRALYKAPKGDIPPPWWIRGMLIVTCTGVSFAHGSNDGQKGMGLIMLILVGTLPMAYALNRTMPAEQSLQFAAVAEVTQVALVKNAPQALPGDPRPILSTYVRTKEATPELVPALAALAGQIGDEVKGYGSLAKVPAEAVGNVRNDMYLTSETIRLMDKDKVGNFDADTQGKLQLFKQQIDNSTRFIPLWVKIAVAIALGLGTMVGWKRIVVTVGEKIGKTHMTYAQGASAETVAMLTIGAADMFGLPVSTTHVLSSGVAGTMVANGGGLQMKTIRNLLMAWVLTLPAAILLSGSLYWLFTKLF; encoded by the coding sequence ATGGCCACCCCTTCCCTGACTGCCTCCTCCACCGCCTCACACGCAGACCCCAAACCCAGGCTCGAGAAGAAACCCGGCCTGTTGACGGTGATCGTGTTCTTCGCCGTACTGGCCATGGGCCTATTGTTCACAGCCTACAGCCTGATGCATGACATGCACGAACTGGGCACGGTGGTCACCACTTGGACGCCATTCCTGCTGCTCGGCGTAGCCCTGTTGATCGCGCTGGGCTTTGAGTTCGTCAACGGCTTCCACGACACCGCCAACGCGGTGGCAACGGTGATCTACACCAACTCGCTGCCGCCGCAATTTGCGGTGGTGTGGTCGGGCTTTTTCAACTTCCTCGGCGTGTTGCTCTCCAGCGGCGCCGTGGCGTTCGGCATTATCGCGCTGCTGCCCGTGGAGCTGATTTTGCAGGTCGGCTCATCCGCCGGTTTCGCAATGATCTTTGCCCTGCTGATTGCCGCCATCCTGTGGAACCTGGGCACTTGGTGGCTGGGCTTGCCGGCCTCGTCGTCGCACACGCTGATCGGTTCGATCATCGGCGTCGGCGTGGCGAATGCCTTGATGCACGGGCGTGACGGCACCAGCGGCGTGGACTGGAGCCAAGCGATCAAGATCGGGTATGCCCTGCTGCTGTCGCCGCTGATCGGCTTCGCCTTTGCCGCCTTGCTGTTGCTGGCCCTGCGCGCCTTTGTGAAAAACCGCGCGCTGTACAAAGCGCCAAAGGGCGACATCCCGCCGCCATGGTGGATTCGTGGCATGTTGATCGTCACCTGCACCGGTGTGTCCTTCGCCCACGGTTCCAACGATGGCCAGAAAGGCATGGGCTTGATCATGCTGATCCTGGTCGGCACCCTGCCGATGGCCTATGCGCTGAACCGCACCATGCCCGCCGAGCAGTCATTGCAGTTTGCGGCGGTGGCCGAAGTGACCCAGGTCGCCCTGGTAAAAAACGCGCCGCAAGCATTGCCGGGTGATCCGCGCCCGATCCTCTCGACCTACGTGCGTACCAAGGAAGCCACGCCAGAACTGGTGCCGGCCCTCGCTGCCCTCGCCGGCCAGATCGGTGATGAAGTAAAAGGCTACGGCTCCCTGGCCAAAGTCCCCGCCGAAGCCGTAGGCAACGTGCGTAACGACATGTACCTGACCAGCGAAACCATTCGCCTGATGGACAAGGACAAGGTCGGCAATTTCGACGCTGATACCCAAGGCAAGCTGCAACTGTTCAAGCAACAGATCGACAATTCCACACGCTTTATTCCGCTGTGGGTGAAGATCGCCGTGGCCATCGCCCTCGGCCTGGGCACCATGGTGGGCTGGAAGCGCATCGTGGTGACCGTGGGTGAAAAAATCGGCAAAACCCACATGACTTACGCGCAAGGTGCCTCGGCCGAGACGGTGGCGATGCTGACGATTGGCGCAGCGGATATGTTCGGGCTACCGGTGTCGACCACTCACGTATTGTCGTCGGGTGTGGCCGGGACCATGGTCGCAAATGGCGGCGGGTTGCAGATGAAGACCATCCGCAACCTGCTGATGGCTTGGGTACTGACCTTGCCGGCGGCGATCTTGTTGTCGGGAAGTTTGTACTGGCTGTTCACCAAACTGTTCTGA
- a CDS encoding 5-oxoprolinase subunit C family protein, with protein MIKVRKPGLATSVQDLGREGYYHLGIPPSGALDQYALSAANHLVGNPSGAAGLECTLIGPELEFRQDALVALSGALMSPRLDGEVVHQDTAFQVRAGQVLRFEFPKAGARTYLAVAGGIEVPLVLGSRSTYTLGALGGFQGRRLQEGDELPIGEPSGEGRAGNSLPMALRRSVGGDVTLRVVPGLYYERLTDAAKSSFFAEPWTVGSEADRIGYRFKGGSALSFQPREQPFGAGSDPSNIVDSCYPIGSIQVPAGLEPIVLHRDAVSGGGYAMIGTVISADLDLIGQMQPNQRAGFVAVTLEEALEARRVYKKRLKAMAGLFTS; from the coding sequence ATGATCAAAGTCCGCAAACCCGGCCTCGCCACGTCCGTGCAGGATCTTGGCCGTGAAGGCTATTACCACTTGGGCATTCCACCGTCGGGCGCGCTGGACCAATACGCGTTGAGTGCGGCCAACCATCTGGTGGGCAATCCGAGTGGTGCGGCGGGCCTGGAGTGCACCTTGATCGGCCCCGAACTTGAGTTCCGACAGGACGCGCTGGTGGCACTCAGCGGTGCGCTCATGTCGCCGCGTCTGGACGGTGAAGTGGTGCACCAGGACACCGCGTTTCAGGTGCGTGCCGGGCAGGTGTTGCGCTTTGAATTTCCCAAGGCCGGCGCGCGGACTTACCTGGCGGTGGCAGGCGGTATTGAGGTGCCGCTGGTGCTCGGCAGTCGCTCGACGTACACCCTGGGTGCACTCGGTGGGTTCCAGGGGCGGCGCTTGCAGGAAGGCGATGAACTGCCGATCGGTGAGCCGAGCGGCGAGGGCCGTGCGGGCAATAGTTTGCCAATGGCGCTGCGGCGTTCAGTCGGTGGCGACGTGACCTTGCGCGTGGTGCCAGGCCTGTATTACGAGCGCCTGACAGACGCGGCCAAAAGCAGTTTTTTTGCCGAGCCATGGACCGTGGGTTCCGAGGCGGACCGCATCGGCTATCGCTTCAAAGGCGGCAGCGCGTTGAGCTTTCAGCCACGGGAGCAACCGTTTGGCGCGGGGTCCGACCCGTCGAATATCGTCGACAGTTGTTACCCGATTGGCTCGATCCAGGTGCCGGCGGGGCTGGAGCCGATTGTGTTGCACAGGGATGCGGTGTCGGGCGGTGGCTACGCGATGATCGGCACGGTGATCAGTGCGGACCTGGACTTGATCGGGCAGATGCAGCCGAACCAGCGGGCGGGGTTTGTGGCGGTGACGTTGGAAGAAGCGCTGGAGGCGCGGCGGGTGTACAAAAAACGCCTGAAGGCAATGGCTGGACTGTTCACCTCCTGA
- a CDS encoding 5-oxoprolinase subunit B family protein produces MAQTSPIRYSFGGDEHLFAEVSDSMSLEAFFKGMAVTRAVERLALEGVLDVCLANASFQIRFDPDRIAPHVLLDAVQSAEAQAVAERTLHTRIIEIPVLYNDPWTHETLMRFRDRHQDPTGTDLEYAARINGLADVDAFIAAHSGAPWFVSMVGFVAGLPFMFQMVERERQLQVPKYLRPRTDTPKLTLGHGGCFGCIYSVRGAGGYQMFGVTPAPIYDPAQQLAYLKEHMVFFRPGDIVQFKPMDRDAYDLAVAEVDAGRFDLRIRPVEFSLDAFLADPVGYPKTLQEALA; encoded by the coding sequence ATGGCTCAAACGTCCCCCATCCGCTACAGCTTCGGCGGTGATGAACACCTGTTTGCCGAGGTCAGCGACAGCATGTCCCTGGAGGCCTTTTTCAAAGGCATGGCCGTGACCCGCGCCGTGGAGCGCCTGGCGCTGGAAGGCGTGCTGGACGTGTGCCTGGCCAATGCGTCGTTCCAGATTCGCTTCGACCCTGACCGCATCGCGCCACACGTGCTGCTCGACGCCGTGCAGAGCGCTGAAGCCCAAGCGGTGGCCGAACGCACCTTGCACACGCGCATCATCGAAATCCCGGTGCTCTATAACGACCCGTGGACCCATGAAACCCTGATGCGTTTTCGCGACCGGCATCAAGACCCCACGGGCACCGATCTGGAATACGCCGCGCGCATCAATGGTTTGGCTGACGTCGACGCGTTTATCGCCGCCCACAGCGGCGCGCCGTGGTTTGTGTCGATGGTTGGCTTTGTCGCGGGCCTGCCTTTCATGTTCCAGATGGTCGAGCGCGAACGGCAATTACAGGTGCCCAAGTACCTGCGCCCGCGCACCGACACGCCCAAATTGACCCTCGGCCATGGCGGCTGTTTTGGCTGCATCTACTCGGTACGCGGCGCGGGCGGTTACCAGATGTTTGGGGTGACCCCGGCACCGATCTACGACCCGGCCCAGCAGTTGGCGTACCTCAAGGAACACATGGTGTTCTTTCGGCCCGGTGACATCGTGCAGTTCAAACCCATGGACCGCGATGCGTATGACCTGGCGGTTGCTGAGGTGGACGCAGGACGTTTCGACTTGCGCATCCGCCCGGTGGAATTTTCCCTCGACGCGTTTCTCGCCGACCCCGTCGGCTATCCGAAAACCCTGCAGGAGGCGCTGGCATGA
- a CDS encoding 5-oxoprolinase subunit PxpA, producing MQAVDFNSDMGEGFGPWTIGDGVDAELMAYISSANIATGFHAGDPGTMRRTVERAKQLGVAIGAHPGFRDLVGFGRRHINAPAQELVDDMLYQLGALREIARAQGLTLQHIKPHGALYMHLARDEEAARLLVQNLQIIEPTLLLYCMPNSVIWRVAKELGQPVVREFYADREYDLSGSIVFTRTVRALDPATVAARVLRACQTGRVRTVEGEDLLIEFDSICLHSDTPGALELVEATREALDQAGIVVRTPQ from the coding sequence ATGCAGGCAGTGGATTTCAATTCAGACATGGGCGAAGGCTTCGGCCCCTGGACCATCGGCGATGGGGTTGACGCGGAGCTGATGGCTTATATCAGCTCGGCCAACATCGCCACCGGTTTCCACGCCGGCGACCCCGGCACCATGCGCCGTACCGTCGAGCGCGCCAAGCAACTGGGTGTCGCCATCGGCGCGCATCCGGGCTTTCGCGACCTGGTCGGGTTTGGCCGCCGGCATATCAATGCACCGGCCCAGGAGCTGGTGGACGACATGCTCTACCAACTCGGCGCCCTGCGCGAAATCGCCCGCGCCCAAGGCCTCACGCTGCAACACATCAAGCCCCACGGCGCGCTCTATATGCACCTGGCCCGCGATGAAGAAGCCGCGCGGCTGCTGGTGCAAAACCTGCAAATCATTGAGCCGACACTCTTGCTGTACTGCATGCCCAACTCGGTGATCTGGCGCGTCGCCAAGGAGCTCGGGCAACCGGTGGTGCGCGAGTTTTACGCCGACCGTGAGTACGATCTAAGTGGCTCCATCGTATTTACGCGCACAGTGCGCGCGCTGGATCCTGCCACCGTTGCGGCGCGGGTCCTGCGTGCCTGTCAGACCGGGCGCGTGCGCACGGTGGAAGGCGAAGACCTGTTGATCGAATTCGATTCCATCTGCCTGCACAGCGACACCCCCGGCGCCCTCGAATTGGTCGAGGCCACCCGTGAAGCCTTGGACCAGGCGGGCATTGTCGTCAGAACGCCTCAATAA